The Lolium rigidum isolate FL_2022 chromosome 2, APGP_CSIRO_Lrig_0.1, whole genome shotgun sequence genomic interval GTGAGTTAATCAATAAAGCGCCtcttttttcgaaaaaaaaaacaacttTAGTCTATACATCGATAGATCGATCAAGTTGGCGATAGCGTAATTTCAACAAACTACGCCCACGAGCGGATCGTATCGGATCGGATCGTGAAAGCTTCCGTCTCCGATCTAGCCTGATGCGTGATACGCATACGGTTTCGAACTGATACCACGCCTATATGCATAATACACGGTGGTAGGTCGTTTGAGAGTCGATCTTATATGCAAGCTAGAGTACGTGTTTCGATTTCGTCCTGAGCGCTTCCAGCCACCAGCATCATCGATCGATGACTCGCCGTTGCCCATGGAAGAAGGGACGGCCGGCCGCCACGCCCACGCCCACGCCGCCTCCGGCGTCGTCGTTCGTCCGGGGCGAGCACGAGTTCCGCGTCGTCGGCTACAGCACGGCCGGCGAGACCCACTACTCCATCCTCTCCGGCGCCTTCCAGGTCGGCGGCCACACCTGGGCCCTCGACTGCAGCTTCGACACAGAAGGGCACCTCGCCTCCGTCTTCCTCGAGCTGCTCACGCCCTACATCACCCAGGACTTCGTCGTTGCCAAGGCCGGCCTTAGGATCGAGGACCCCCTCGGCCAGCTCCCGGCCGCCGAGTGGCACAACGAGGAAGCGCACACCTTCACCATCTGGTCCGGCGAGGATGGCCACTTGTCCCAGACCGGCAGCAGGAGCTGGAAGTTGTCGGTGCCGGACGAGTTCCGTGGCAATGAGAGCCGCTACGTACAGGACGACCGGCTCACCATTGTCTGCACCCTCGATGTCCTCCATGGGGAGGAGGATAACTCTACCATCGCTGACGATGTCCAGAAGCTTCTTTTTCTTCCGTCTGAGCCGGAGTTAAAGTCAGAGTCCGACAGGAGCAGGCATACATGCATGTTGCCCGACGTGACGTTCGTGGTGGAGCAGACCGAGATCCAGGCGCACAGGCTCGTGCTCGCCATGCGGTCGCCTGTGTTTGCCGCCGAGCTCATGGGCGACATGAGAGAGAGCACCACGCGCCGTGTCAGGGTCGACGACATGCGCGCGTCTACCTTCAGGGCCATGATCCGCTTCATCTACACCGACAGGCTTCCCATCAAGGCAAAGACGGACGATAGGGAAGCATCGGGAAGCCAGCGTGCTTGCAAAGACAAGTGTGCAGCGAAGCGTCGCGTGGCCATGGCGTGCGACCTGCTCGCGGCCGCGGATCGCTACGACCTGGAGAAGCTCAGGCTCATGTGCGAAGAGGTGTTGTATGAAAGCATGGATGCCGCTTCTGTCGTGCCGACCTTGTTGGTGGCACATGGTCGGTACAACTGTCGGCAACTGGAGGCCTCTTGCATTGAGTACCTGGCGTCCGAGGCGGCTGTCAGAGCAACAGATGAGTACAAGCAGCTGGAAGAGAGCTGCAAATCCTTGGTAGTCGAGGCCATGAACAAAGTAGGCACGCGTAAATTAGCCGGCAGCTCCTCCTCCTTGGATATCGCCAGCAACCCCCGACGGGCAAAGAAGATGAGCGTTTCAACTTATAACACGTCGAAGGTGGTGAGCGGCACACACGAGATGAGGATTCCCAACTTTAGTAGCCAACATGGTGTTGGTAGGACAATATACTCCAACACTTTCCAGGTAGATGGTTGTGACTGGAAGCTAGTGGTAGACCCAGGATTACGGACTGAAGGGCGTATCTGCGTGTTCGCTCACCTGTTAACTGATCCGGGAATTGCCGGTGTCAGGGCGTATTTCTGTTTCAGAATGA includes:
- the LOC124690644 gene encoding uncharacterized protein LOC124690644 produces the protein MTRRCPWKKGRPAATPTPTPPPASSFVRGEHEFRVVGYSTAGETHYSILSGAFQVGGHTWALDCSFDTEGHLASVFLELLTPYITQDFVVAKAGLRIEDPLGQLPAAEWHNEEAHTFTIWSGEDGHLSQTGSRSWKLSVPDEFRGNESRYVQDDRLTIVCTLDVLHGEEDNSTIADDVQKLLFLPSEPELKSESDRSRHTCMLPDVTFVVEQTEIQAHRLVLAMRSPVFAAELMGDMRESTTRRVRVDDMRASTFRAMIRFIYTDRLPIKAKTDDREASGSQRACKDKCAAKRRVAMACDLLAAADRYDLEKLRLMCEEVLYESMDAASVVPTLLVAHGRYNCRQLEASCIEYLASEAAVRATDEYKQLEESCKSLVVEAMNKVGTRKLAGSSSSLDIASNPRRAKKMSVSTYNTSKVVSGTHEMRIPNFSSQHGVGRTIYSNTFQVDGCDWKLVVDPGLRTEGRICVFAHLLTDPGIAGVRAYFCFRMSDPDGKSAPTQGERQTIFTRKAPSKGYDFTDTKYAEQHYLAHDGSLTLHCNIIVTNKTCCVATGTASSGVGDMTLAPTPDIARHLKELLASQKGSDVTFLVENREIRAHKLLIAARSPVLYEMVVGVANMEAVVPVDDMKSAVFEAVLHFIYTGELPPMEDLALISTSSIAEDIMAAACRFSLDTMKAKCETLLAESIKKESARSTLRLARHHGCSKLEDYCDQFVSSPYANKPIRLRGTEVKIEAIFQVSGDILNLEPAEKLKRPRVIPSRRRRGRTLASPVPPPPSPPSPPRRPWRPPPAKAVLRP